A window from Hemibagrus wyckioides isolate EC202008001 linkage group LG17, SWU_Hwy_1.0, whole genome shotgun sequence encodes these proteins:
- the crk gene encoding adapter molecule crk, translated as MAGHFDAEDRGSWYWGRLSRQEAVSLLQGQRHGVFLVRDSITSPGDYVLSVSENSKVSHYIINSISNSRQSAPGLATSRFRIGDQEFDALPALLEFYKIHYLDTTTLIEPINKAKYSGIGVASMGPGGVPQRLEEEYVRALFDFPGNDDEDLPFRKGDVLRVLEKPEEQWWNAQNSEGRVGMIPVPYVEKFRPASPTSGTLCGGGTGTVGNSDGHNSQSPPLLGEPGPYAQPTSLPNLQNGPVFARAVQRRVPNAYDKTALALEVGDLVMVTKINVNGQWEGECKGKRGHFPFTHVRLLDQHNPDDDPS; from the exons ATGGCCGGACACTTCGACGCGGAGGACCGGGGCAGCTGGTACTGGGGCAGACTTAGCCGACAAGAGGCCGTGTCCCTGCTGCAGGGACAGAGACATGGCGTGTTTTTAGTGCGGGACTCTATTACCAGCCCCGGAGACTATGTGCTGTCCGTGTCAGAAAACTCTAAAGTCTCTCATTATATCATCAACAGCATCAGCAACAGCCGGCAGTCCGCTCCGG GCTTGGCAACTTCTCGCTTTCGTATTGGAGACCAGGAATTTGATGCACTACCTGCCCTGCTGGAGTTTTATAAGATACACTACCTGGACACCACCACTCTGATTGAGCCCATCAACAAAGCCAAGTACTCTGGAATTGGTGTTGCTAGCATGGGGCCAGGAGGAGTTCCCCAGAGGCTTGAAGAGGAATATGTCCGTGCGCTGTTTGACTTCCCTGGCAATGACGACGAGGACTTGCCCTTTCGAAAGGGCGATGTCCTGCGGGTTTTGGAGAAGCCTGAAGAGCAGTGGTGGAACGCGCAGAATTCAGAAGGCCGTGTGGGTATGATTCCTGTGCCGTACGTGGAGAAATTCCGGCCAGCTTCTCCCACATCAGGGACCCTGTGCGGTGGAGGAACAGGCACTGTGGGCAATTCAGATGGCCACAATTCCCAATCCCCTCCTCTGCTTGGTGAACCAGGCCCATATGCCCAGCCAACATCTTTACCCAACCTGCAAAATGGGCCTGTGTTTGCCAGAGCGGTTCAGAGAAGAGTTCCCAATGCCTATGATAAGACAGCTCTTGCTTTAGAG GTTGGCGACTTGGTAATGGTGACAAAGATCAACGTAAACGGGCAATGGGAGGGCGAGTGCAAGGGCAAGAGAGGCCATTTTCCCTTCACGCATGTGCGCTTACTGGATCAGCACAACCCCGATGACGACCCGAGCTGA
- the lrrc75a gene encoding leucine-rich repeat-containing protein 75A isoform X1: MGAKQAKSPDEAGASPQSARCRRTPTRERSNDVRASLVLRAGERLARTGPPPPYQRRVGMIQDMMHMAKQGKHDEATEMLRTLRQDLGMESTSLDDVLYRYASFRNLVDPITHDLIISLARYVHCPKTEGDSLGAMEKVCRQLTYHLSPHSQWRRQGLLKRKPQACLKAVLSNPPANGTLDLSGIPLGVKDMERLCSHLQRYASRVSSLELGFTELTDEAFLLLLPTLASLPRLETLALNGNRLTRAVLKELTDTLKEPDRFPSITWIDLGNNVDIFSLPQSFLVSLRKRCPKQGNLPTILEFGESQASEPEARPDEDDTDNTDDTNKTLSLGELRSEVDCDIDGEMEIEEMMEELLDFDREVRGPDDEDSVWTMEELRAARRPYEIQNSAKKATKAEGEEDTHSRSSQLSCSSQSQDSSAAFGDARKGTGMDQVPCSSGNLT; encoded by the exons ATGGGAGCAAAGCAGGCGAAGAGCCCGGATGAGGCGGGCGCCAGCCCTCAAAGCGCGCGCTGCAGGAGGACACCGACGCGCGAGCGCAGTAATGACGTGCGCGCCTCGCTCGTGCTGCGCGCTGGGGAGAGACTCGCGCGCACCGGACCTCCGCCTCCATACCAGCGCCGTGTGGGCATGATTCAGGACATGATGCACATGGCCAAGCAAGGAAAACACGACGAGGCCACAGAGATGCTCAGAACCCTGCGACAG GACCTGGGAATGGAGTCAACCTCGCTGGATGATGTCCTTTATCGCTACGCCAGTTTTCGGAACCTGGTGGATCCTATTACACACGACCTCATTATCAGTTTGGCCAGATACGTTCATTGCCCAAAGACG GAAGGTGATTCTCTGGGAGCAATGGAGAAGGTGTGCCGTCAGCTGACCTACCATCTGAGTCCACACTCACAGTGGAGACGCCAGGGCCTGCTGAAGAGGAAACCTCAGGCATG CCTAAAAGCCGTTCTTTCTAATCCGCCGGCCAACGGAACGTTAGACCTCTCCGGTATTCCTCTGGGAGTGAAGGATATGGAGCGGCTGTGCTCACACCTGCAGCGGTATGCGTCTCGTGTTTCCAGCCTTGAGCTGGGATTCACAGAGCTCACAGACGAAGCCTTTCTTCTACTCCTACCCACACTGGCCTCATTGCCTCGGCTTGAAACACTGGCACTCAACGGCAACAGGCTGACACGAGCCGTGCTCAAGGAGCTGACAGACACACTGAAGGAACCTGATCGCTTCCCGAGCATCACATGGATAGACCTTGGAAACAACGTAGACATCTTCTCGCTGCCACAGTCGTTCCTAGTGAGCCTTCGGAAGCGTTGCCCCAAGCAGGGCAACCTGCCTACCATCCTGGAGTTTGGGGAGAGCCAGGCAAGTGAGCCAGAAGCCCGTCCAGATGAGGATGACACGGATAACACCGACGATACAAACAAGACACTGAGCTTGGGCGAGCTCAGGTCTGAGGTGGACTGTGATATAGACGGAGAGATGGAGATCGAAGAGATGATGGAGGAGCTGCTTGACTTTGATAGGGAGGTCAGAGGTCCAGATGATGAGGACAGTGTGTGGACCATGGAGGAGCTGAGGGCTGCAAGAAGGCCATATGAAATACAAAACAGTGCGAAAAAAGCAACTAAGGCTGAAGGTGAAGAGGACACACACAGCCGGAGTTCACAGCTGTCATGTTCTAGTCAGTCGCAGGACTCTTCAGCAGCGTTCGGGGATGCGAGAAAGGGCACTGGTATGGATCAGGTGCCCTGTTCTTCAGGCAACCTGACCTGA
- the lrrc75a gene encoding leucine-rich repeat-containing protein 75A isoform X3 — protein MESTSLDDVLYRYASFRNLVDPITHDLIISLARYVHCPKTEGDSLGAMEKVCRQLTYHLSPHSQWRRQGLLKRKPQACLKAVLSNPPANGTLDLSGIPLGVKDMERLCSHLQRYASRVSSLELGFTELTDEAFLLLLPTLASLPRLETLALNGNRLTRAVLKELTDTLKEPDRFPSITWIDLGNNVDIFSLPQSFLVSLRKRCPKQGNLPTILEFGESQASEPEARPDEDDTDNTDDTNKTLSLGELRSEVDCDIDGEMEIEEMMEELLDFDREVRGPDDEDSVWTMEELRAARRPYEIQNSAKKATKAEGEEDTHSRSSQLSCSSQSQDSSAAFGDARKGTGMDQVPCSSGNLT, from the exons ATGGAGTCAACCTCGCTGGATGATGTCCTTTATCGCTACGCCAGTTTTCGGAACCTGGTGGATCCTATTACACACGACCTCATTATCAGTTTGGCCAGATACGTTCATTGCCCAAAGACG GAAGGTGATTCTCTGGGAGCAATGGAGAAGGTGTGCCGTCAGCTGACCTACCATCTGAGTCCACACTCACAGTGGAGACGCCAGGGCCTGCTGAAGAGGAAACCTCAGGCATG CCTAAAAGCCGTTCTTTCTAATCCGCCGGCCAACGGAACGTTAGACCTCTCCGGTATTCCTCTGGGAGTGAAGGATATGGAGCGGCTGTGCTCACACCTGCAGCGGTATGCGTCTCGTGTTTCCAGCCTTGAGCTGGGATTCACAGAGCTCACAGACGAAGCCTTTCTTCTACTCCTACCCACACTGGCCTCATTGCCTCGGCTTGAAACACTGGCACTCAACGGCAACAGGCTGACACGAGCCGTGCTCAAGGAGCTGACAGACACACTGAAGGAACCTGATCGCTTCCCGAGCATCACATGGATAGACCTTGGAAACAACGTAGACATCTTCTCGCTGCCACAGTCGTTCCTAGTGAGCCTTCGGAAGCGTTGCCCCAAGCAGGGCAACCTGCCTACCATCCTGGAGTTTGGGGAGAGCCAGGCAAGTGAGCCAGAAGCCCGTCCAGATGAGGATGACACGGATAACACCGACGATACAAACAAGACACTGAGCTTGGGCGAGCTCAGGTCTGAGGTGGACTGTGATATAGACGGAGAGATGGAGATCGAAGAGATGATGGAGGAGCTGCTTGACTTTGATAGGGAGGTCAGAGGTCCAGATGATGAGGACAGTGTGTGGACCATGGAGGAGCTGAGGGCTGCAAGAAGGCCATATGAAATACAAAACAGTGCGAAAAAAGCAACTAAGGCTGAAGGTGAAGAGGACACACACAGCCGGAGTTCACAGCTGTCATGTTCTAGTCAGTCGCAGGACTCTTCAGCAGCGTTCGGGGATGCGAGAAAGGGCACTGGTATGGATCAGGTGCCCTGTTCTTCAGGCAACCTGACCTGA
- the tmem199 gene encoding transmembrane protein 199 — protein MASSFTLGEKCHEKITEFLEKKGCTSPDLLKELEALKKQTIMSFKTARKLQKLLQQNGYPVYLHELLEHSMLHLPKVEPPPRNPQLVARLEKIKAKLANEEYRRITRNVNPQEMNNVGTLADFGRQVRSVKAVVVTVFNFLVTVVAAFACAYIGSQYIFTETAARVISAVIAASVVGLAELYVLVRTMEGDLGEP, from the exons ATGGCGAGTTCATTTACACTTGGTGAAAAATGTCATGAGAAGATAACAGAGTTCCTGGAGAAAAAAGGTTGTACATCTCCTGATCTCCTGAAAGAATTAGAGGCGCTTAAAAAGCAGACCATCATGTCATTCAAGACTGCCAGGAAACTGCAGAAGCTTCTCCAGCAAAATG GATATCCAGTTTACCTCCACGAGCTGCTCGAACACAGCATGCTTCATCTTCCGAAGGTGGAACCGCCTCCAAGA AATCCTCAGCTAGTGGCTCGTCTGGAGAAAATCAAAGCAAAACTTGCAAATGAAGAATATAGGAGAATCACACGGAATGTAAATCCTCAG GAAATGAATAATGTTGGAACCCTAGCAGACTTCGGAAGACAAG tgcGATCTGTCAAAGCggttgttgttactgtgttcAACTTCTTGGTAACGGTGGTTGCAGCCTTTGCTTGTGCTTACATTGGCAGTCAGTACATCTTCACAGAAACAGCAGCG aGGGTAATATCTGCAGTGATTGCAGCATCTGTAGTTGGTCTAGCTGAGCTTTATGTCCTGGTTCGCACGATGGAGGGCGACTTGGGAGAGCCGTAA
- the lrrc75a gene encoding leucine-rich repeat-containing protein 75A isoform X2, translated as MVSFHQLKDLGMESTSLDDVLYRYASFRNLVDPITHDLIISLARYVHCPKTEGDSLGAMEKVCRQLTYHLSPHSQWRRQGLLKRKPQACLKAVLSNPPANGTLDLSGIPLGVKDMERLCSHLQRYASRVSSLELGFTELTDEAFLLLLPTLASLPRLETLALNGNRLTRAVLKELTDTLKEPDRFPSITWIDLGNNVDIFSLPQSFLVSLRKRCPKQGNLPTILEFGESQASEPEARPDEDDTDNTDDTNKTLSLGELRSEVDCDIDGEMEIEEMMEELLDFDREVRGPDDEDSVWTMEELRAARRPYEIQNSAKKATKAEGEEDTHSRSSQLSCSSQSQDSSAAFGDARKGTGMDQVPCSSGNLT; from the exons ATGGTTTCCTTCCACCAACTCAAG GACCTGGGAATGGAGTCAACCTCGCTGGATGATGTCCTTTATCGCTACGCCAGTTTTCGGAACCTGGTGGATCCTATTACACACGACCTCATTATCAGTTTGGCCAGATACGTTCATTGCCCAAAGACG GAAGGTGATTCTCTGGGAGCAATGGAGAAGGTGTGCCGTCAGCTGACCTACCATCTGAGTCCACACTCACAGTGGAGACGCCAGGGCCTGCTGAAGAGGAAACCTCAGGCATG CCTAAAAGCCGTTCTTTCTAATCCGCCGGCCAACGGAACGTTAGACCTCTCCGGTATTCCTCTGGGAGTGAAGGATATGGAGCGGCTGTGCTCACACCTGCAGCGGTATGCGTCTCGTGTTTCCAGCCTTGAGCTGGGATTCACAGAGCTCACAGACGAAGCCTTTCTTCTACTCCTACCCACACTGGCCTCATTGCCTCGGCTTGAAACACTGGCACTCAACGGCAACAGGCTGACACGAGCCGTGCTCAAGGAGCTGACAGACACACTGAAGGAACCTGATCGCTTCCCGAGCATCACATGGATAGACCTTGGAAACAACGTAGACATCTTCTCGCTGCCACAGTCGTTCCTAGTGAGCCTTCGGAAGCGTTGCCCCAAGCAGGGCAACCTGCCTACCATCCTGGAGTTTGGGGAGAGCCAGGCAAGTGAGCCAGAAGCCCGTCCAGATGAGGATGACACGGATAACACCGACGATACAAACAAGACACTGAGCTTGGGCGAGCTCAGGTCTGAGGTGGACTGTGATATAGACGGAGAGATGGAGATCGAAGAGATGATGGAGGAGCTGCTTGACTTTGATAGGGAGGTCAGAGGTCCAGATGATGAGGACAGTGTGTGGACCATGGAGGAGCTGAGGGCTGCAAGAAGGCCATATGAAATACAAAACAGTGCGAAAAAAGCAACTAAGGCTGAAGGTGAAGAGGACACACACAGCCGGAGTTCACAGCTGTCATGTTCTAGTCAGTCGCAGGACTCTTCAGCAGCGTTCGGGGATGCGAGAAAGGGCACTGGTATGGATCAGGTGCCCTGTTCTTCAGGCAACCTGACCTGA